A region from the Gammaproteobacteria bacterium genome encodes:
- a CDS encoding NERD domain-containing protein codes for MNQLIEFDPMQMIGLGVAAALLVGLIFWWIYKLAHPSLEKQVEKTIKENSEDYAKDIVVSDGLYGYHFIDYLVLLPGRIVVLGLHSFEGYIFGADKIEEWAQVLNNRSYKFENPLLKNSHYVQSVQELTRNTEVIGRVLFTGNCSFPKGIPEGVIELGQLPSMLDELKRDTDSEATKVLWDELLAACRQQKNKYLNDK; via the coding sequence ATGAACCAATTAATTGAATTTGATCCAATGCAGATGATAGGCCTGGGGGTCGCTGCCGCGTTGCTGGTAGGGTTGATTTTCTGGTGGATTTATAAACTGGCTCATCCTTCCCTGGAAAAGCAGGTAGAGAAAACCATCAAGGAAAACAGCGAGGACTATGCTAAGGACATTGTGGTCTCCGATGGACTGTACGGCTACCATTTTATCGACTATCTGGTGCTGTTACCGGGAAGAATCGTGGTGTTAGGCTTACATTCTTTTGAGGGCTATATTTTCGGCGCCGACAAAATTGAAGAATGGGCTCAAGTACTCAACAATCGCAGTTATAAATTCGAAAATCCTTTGTTAAAAAACAGCCACTATGTGCAATCGGTTCAGGAATTGACCAGAAACACGGAAGTCATTGGCCGGGTGCTGTTTACCGGTAATTGCAGTTTTCCCAAGGGCATTCCGGAAGGAGTGATCGAATTGGGTCAACTGCCCAGTATGCTCGATGAACTGAAAAGAGACACTGATTCGGAAGCAACGAAGGTGTTGTGGGACGAATTGTTGGCGGCCTGTCGACAACAGAAAAACAAATATCTTAACGATAAATAA
- a CDS encoding DUF6531 domain-containing protein, with product MHPINGRTPGTVGMDPTTGDDAAQTPMTTGTMAQDPGPRDDALQELKTEVVLDISQLVLDLTGIIDPTPASDGTNALISLARGDFWGAAISAISIVPLVGDLAKTAKLPRYVQSVRKAVYIAKLDPQWASALRELFTNLNSVLDKVYKMSDVLPDAALRQLKQIKGEVDEFINPKLGGKYESKVASGGGTPQTPSQIHRKPETSPEPARPAETKDATEASSSNKDPGTTETKQCTPANPKCQGEPISMVTGEELLEQVDFVLPGPIPLVWQRTYRSSNSQNTGIGAGWMGPWRARLKIESDKVDYKDYQGRHISFTKPKVGDGCRNITEKLTLYRDSDQQYRIVDDSGQVFWFTGPKTVKRLQKLANNDSHAIQYHYSDSGRLIRMTDSSGRQLKLDYNITNHVKAVYLLDEKGEKQGAPLVQYSYSNDGDLIAVADGNGNKETFAYKNHIITRRTTRDGFSFYFEWDQYDNFGKCLHNWGDNGTYDYRFEYDIKNKITHSTDGRGNTLEFHYNAMGYITKEIDPEGGVKVFHYNDTGQVTETTDALGNATQTHYNKNGQVSKVVNSNGDETSIIYNLGGRPVALIDAQGNKWQRKYDSKGRLSATIDPNGATTQYKYDKRGNLIQVTDAGGRSRQYEWNKKHELIAQTDAAGNRTEYQYDARGQVSKVTDSQGKQTLYFYDGNGNITQVFNPDNSNIQLQYTPGGHLTHHIDALGRTTQYRYDGLSQPVERIDANGRRFMYEYDAERNLTALINENNDRYELHYDKNERLIKEVGFDGRVQEYSYNAAGHLLQHADGAHRITQFKRDNNGRLLQKQSSDQEVSRFQYDNLGRLSAAENHHSKLSFKYDAVGRLIEEWQNGDCIRHGYNDIGQKIETQLPGDERIQFQYNELGLYTQVNYNGETVTQVQRDQQGRAIVRESGELKSHFDYDPMGRLIKQSTQAKDHHPILERSYRYNKAGNLKFIDDFKHGVTKFHYDALDRLQAVQGLTQERFAFDPAGNILDFDQVAQAKAGGQSAGFVKGNRLQVFQDYRFEYDDVGNLISQKKGKKETRFHYNHQNQLTRVEKDGQEFNYCYDPFGRRVKKQDAFGETTFLWSGDVILAEKRNNLNITYLHEPNSYVPLAQVRDGQIYHYHTDHLGTPQLVTDGVGEVVWEARYKAYGSVVQYEVEAIENPIRFQGQYYDTETGLHYNRNRYYHPVIGRFTSVDPIGLLGGTNNYEYAPNPTGWVDPLGLSSKDCGTQGTATVNFHEGGHFSVEINSSSSQQKTHQVITSADRSTTQIVDADVRPPSKPIKSSATIDIPDAQSAIAKQKELMDQGNLGAYDKIDNSCVSHVCDVLDAGGLETPAPQGSAQSKHLFRILKGSSAK from the coding sequence ATGCATCCGATCAACGGAAGAACTCCCGGAACTGTCGGCATGGATCCCACCACTGGAGATGATGCGGCACAAACTCCTATGACCACCGGTACGATGGCTCAAGACCCGGGGCCTCGTGATGACGCGTTGCAAGAGCTAAAAACTGAAGTGGTACTGGATATTAGCCAGCTGGTTCTGGATCTCACGGGTATTATCGACCCGACACCGGCTTCTGACGGGACTAACGCACTCATTTCTCTGGCTCGTGGCGATTTTTGGGGCGCGGCAATCAGCGCCATTAGCATAGTACCTCTGGTGGGCGACCTGGCAAAAACCGCTAAGTTACCCCGTTACGTGCAATCGGTACGCAAAGCCGTGTACATCGCCAAGCTGGATCCCCAATGGGCATCCGCTCTGCGCGAACTGTTTACCAACCTCAACAGTGTTTTGGACAAAGTTTATAAAATGTCCGACGTGTTGCCCGATGCCGCTTTGCGTCAACTCAAACAAATTAAAGGGGAAGTGGACGAATTCATCAACCCTAAGCTGGGTGGTAAATACGAAAGTAAAGTCGCCAGTGGTGGCGGCACACCCCAAACGCCTTCTCAAATACACAGAAAACCGGAAACCAGTCCGGAACCGGCCAGGCCTGCAGAAACTAAGGACGCCACAGAGGCCAGTAGCAGTAATAAAGACCCCGGCACAACTGAAACCAAGCAATGCACACCAGCCAATCCAAAATGTCAGGGTGAGCCCATCAGCATGGTCACCGGTGAAGAGTTGCTGGAACAAGTGGACTTTGTATTGCCGGGACCAATCCCCCTGGTTTGGCAGCGCACGTACCGCAGCAGTAACTCCCAAAATACCGGCATCGGCGCCGGATGGATGGGACCTTGGCGCGCGCGCTTAAAAATAGAATCCGATAAAGTCGATTACAAAGATTATCAAGGTCGTCATATTTCGTTCACCAAACCCAAGGTGGGTGATGGTTGCCGCAACATTACGGAAAAACTCACACTCTACCGCGATTCGGACCAACAATACCGCATTGTCGACGATAGCGGTCAAGTGTTTTGGTTCACTGGGCCAAAAACGGTAAAACGGCTGCAAAAACTCGCTAATAACGACAGCCACGCCATTCAATACCACTACAGCGACAGCGGTAGACTGATACGAATGACCGATAGCAGCGGTCGACAGCTGAAACTGGATTACAACATCACCAATCATGTGAAGGCGGTGTACCTTCTGGACGAGAAGGGTGAAAAGCAGGGCGCCCCTCTGGTGCAATACAGTTACAGCAATGATGGCGATTTAATTGCCGTGGCTGACGGCAACGGTAACAAAGAAACCTTTGCTTATAAAAATCACATCATCACCCGACGTACCACGCGGGACGGATTTAGTTTTTATTTTGAATGGGACCAGTACGACAACTTCGGCAAGTGTTTACACAACTGGGGTGATAACGGTACCTACGATTACCGCTTTGAATACGACATTAAAAACAAAATTACCCACAGCACCGATGGCCGCGGCAATACCCTTGAGTTCCACTACAATGCCATGGGGTACATCACCAAGGAAATCGATCCGGAAGGTGGTGTCAAAGTATTTCACTACAATGACACAGGCCAGGTTACGGAAACCACCGATGCCTTGGGCAATGCCACACAGACGCATTACAACAAAAACGGCCAAGTCAGTAAGGTAGTCAACAGCAACGGTGATGAAACGTCCATCATCTACAATCTGGGCGGTCGTCCGGTTGCTTTAATCGATGCCCAAGGTAATAAATGGCAGCGCAAATACGACAGCAAGGGCCGTCTTAGCGCCACTATCGATCCTAACGGCGCCACCACCCAATACAAATACGACAAACGAGGCAACCTGATCCAGGTCACCGATGCCGGCGGTCGTAGTCGGCAATACGAATGGAACAAGAAGCATGAGCTTATTGCTCAAACCGATGCCGCCGGCAATCGTACGGAGTATCAATATGATGCTCGCGGCCAGGTAAGCAAAGTCACCGACAGCCAGGGTAAACAAACCCTGTATTTTTACGATGGCAATGGCAACATCACTCAGGTGTTTAACCCGGACAACAGCAACATTCAACTGCAATACACGCCCGGTGGCCATTTGACCCATCATATCGACGCGCTGGGCCGTACCACCCAATACCGCTATGACGGTCTAAGTCAACCGGTGGAACGCATTGATGCCAACGGTCGGCGCTTTATGTACGAGTACGATGCCGAGCGCAACCTGACCGCACTCATCAATGAAAACAATGATCGCTATGAGCTGCACTACGACAAGAACGAACGCCTCATAAAGGAAGTGGGTTTCGACGGTCGGGTACAAGAGTACAGCTACAACGCTGCCGGACACTTGCTGCAACACGCAGATGGCGCCCATCGAATCACCCAGTTTAAACGCGATAACAATGGCCGTTTGTTGCAAAAACAATCGTCCGACCAGGAAGTCAGTCGCTTTCAATACGACAACTTGGGCCGCTTAAGTGCCGCGGAAAACCACCATTCCAAACTCAGTTTTAAATACGATGCCGTCGGTCGTTTAATCGAGGAATGGCAAAACGGAGATTGTATCCGTCATGGCTATAACGACATCGGGCAAAAAATCGAGACTCAATTACCCGGCGACGAACGCATCCAGTTCCAGTACAACGAATTAGGCTTATACACCCAAGTTAACTACAACGGTGAAACCGTCACCCAGGTCCAACGCGACCAACAGGGACGGGCTATTGTTCGTGAAAGCGGTGAACTAAAAAGTCATTTTGATTACGATCCCATGGGTCGGCTTATTAAGCAAAGCACTCAAGCAAAAGACCATCATCCTATTCTGGAACGCAGTTACCGTTACAATAAAGCCGGTAATCTGAAATTCATCGACGACTTTAAACACGGTGTAACTAAGTTCCACTACGACGCGCTGGATCGTTTGCAAGCCGTACAAGGCCTAACCCAGGAACGTTTTGCCTTTGACCCAGCCGGGAATATTTTGGATTTCGATCAAGTGGCGCAGGCCAAAGCCGGCGGTCAATCCGCCGGGTTCGTCAAAGGCAACCGGCTGCAGGTATTTCAAGACTACCGTTTCGAATACGACGACGTCGGCAATCTCATCAGCCAGAAGAAAGGCAAGAAAGAAACCCGGTTTCACTACAACCACCAGAACCAATTGACACGGGTGGAAAAAGACGGGCAGGAATTCAACTATTGCTACGACCCCTTCGGACGCCGGGTCAAAAAGCAAGACGCGTTTGGCGAAACCACTTTCCTGTGGAGCGGCGATGTCATCCTGGCGGAAAAACGCAATAATTTGAACATCACCTATTTGCACGAACCCAACAGCTACGTGCCCTTGGCTCAAGTCCGAGACGGTCAAATCTACCACTATCACACCGATCACCTGGGCACACCCCAGCTAGTCACCGATGGCGTGGGAGAGGTGGTATGGGAAGCCCGCTACAAAGCCTACGGCAGTGTCGTACAATACGAAGTGGAAGCCATAGAAAACCCCATCCGCTTCCAAGGCCAGTACTACGACACGGAAACTGGGCTACACTATAACCGTAATCGCTACTACCACCCGGTCATTGGGCGTTTTACCTCCGTCGACCCCATTGGTTTACTGGGCGGCACCAACAACTACGAGTATGCGCCAAACCCTACGGGGTGGGTGGATCCGTTGGGGTTGAGTTCGAAGGATTGTGGTACGCAGGGAACCGCTACAGTAAATTTTCATGAAGGTGGTCACTTTAGTGTTGAGATAAATAGTTCATCATCGCAGCAGAAAACTCATCAGGTAATAACATCGGCAGATCGTAGTACGACCCAAATTGTGGACGCGGATGTGCGACCTCCATCAAAGCCAATTAAGTCTTCTGCTACAATAGACATACCAGATGCGCAAAGTGCCATAGCCAAACAGAAGGAACTTATGGATCAAGGAAACTTAGGTGCATATGACAAAATAGATAACAGTTGTGTTTCACATGTTTGTGATGTGTTAGATGCTGGTGGTCTTGAAACTCCTGCGCCTCAGGGGTCGGCGCAGTCCAAGCATTTATTTAGAATTTTAAAAGGAAGTTCTGCAAAATGA